The following proteins are encoded in a genomic region of Haloarcula marina:
- a CDS encoding oligopeptide/dipeptide ABC transporter ATP-binding protein, whose product MSQTDHVADATTGDDAPLISLEDVEVHFEEDQGLLDFFEEPDTVRAVDGISLDIEENDVLALVGESGCGKSTLGKTSIGLQRPTGGTVRYRGQDIWAAKDGRGDVDIPFDEIRSSLQIIHQDPGSSLNPNQRIVDILAQPIKLTHPDVGLSERRERIYSLLERVGMNPAADFADRYPHQLSGGEQQRVALSRALLMNPDLILADEAISALDVSLRVEMMDLMLDLQDDFDTSFVFISHDLSNARYFAEHGNGRIGVMYLGELVEVGPAEQLIEDPGHPYTNVLRWATPDLALHSAGASEPPMRKIDIPDPVNPPSGCRFHTRCPEAREACRESCPALTGETNEHRTACFRTQPDHEYWDSAPLDD is encoded by the coding sequence ATGAGTCAGACCGACCACGTCGCCGACGCGACGACAGGGGACGACGCACCGCTCATCTCGCTGGAGGACGTCGAAGTCCACTTCGAGGAGGACCAAGGACTGCTCGACTTCTTCGAGGAACCGGACACCGTCAGGGCCGTCGACGGTATCTCGCTCGACATCGAGGAGAACGACGTGCTCGCCCTCGTCGGTGAGAGCGGGTGTGGGAAATCGACGCTCGGGAAGACAAGCATCGGACTCCAGCGACCCACCGGCGGCACCGTCCGCTACCGCGGACAGGACATCTGGGCGGCCAAGGACGGCCGCGGCGACGTGGACATCCCGTTCGACGAGATTCGCTCGTCGCTCCAGATAATCCATCAGGACCCCGGGAGTTCGCTGAACCCGAACCAGCGCATCGTCGACATCCTCGCCCAACCCATCAAACTCACTCACCCGGACGTGGGCCTCAGCGAGCGTCGCGAGCGCATCTACTCGCTGCTCGAACGCGTCGGGATGAACCCGGCCGCGGACTTCGCCGACCGGTATCCCCACCAACTCAGCGGCGGGGAGCAACAGCGCGTGGCGCTGTCGCGCGCCCTGCTGATGAACCCGGACCTCATCCTCGCGGACGAGGCCATCAGCGCGCTGGACGTGTCGCTCCGCGTCGAGATGATGGACCTCATGCTCGACTTGCAGGACGACTTCGACACCTCGTTCGTGTTCATCTCCCACGACCTCTCGAACGCGCGGTACTTCGCCGAGCACGGGAACGGTCGCATCGGCGTGATGTACCTGGGCGAACTCGTCGAAGTCGGTCCGGCGGAGCAACTCATCGAGGACCCCGGCCATCCGTACACGAACGTGCTTCGGTGGGCGACGCCGGACCTCGCGCTCCACTCGGCGGGCGCGAGCGAACCGCCGATGCGGAAAATCGACATCCCCGACCCGGTCAATCCGCCGAGCGGGTGTCGGTTCCACACGCGCTGTCCGGAGGCGCGAGAGGCGTGTCGCGAGTCCTGTCCCGCCCTCACGGGCGAGACGAACGAGCACCGCACCGCGTGCTTCCGGACCCAACCGGACCACGAGTACTGGGACAGCGCGCCGCTGGACGACTGA
- a CDS encoding Gfo/Idh/MocA family protein translates to MTEYEVVIIGAGPDPSNPSVDGFAMGYRHAEAFENDGRCEVVGVADIVPENGAAFAATFDLPESAVYEEYETMLAELDPDIATVAVPPAVHHDVVVGCARSDTVDAIHCEKPMATSWGDAQTMVQGCWRRDVQLTFNRQRRFGKPFVEAKRLLDDGEIGDLRRVEITWGDFYDTGAHTVDLAGMFNDERPAEWVLAALDYREEDVRFGTHQENQMWAQWRYDNGVYGTLSGGTGSDFADAAFVLRGTTGEIRIDVADGPMLEVVHGGDREAIDVNGETMHATGSETDRFGSAFQDRAASEVVDALDEGREPVLSGRRGLNTAEILFAGYESARRTGRVDLPAEIEGHPLEEMVASGRLTPESVEE, encoded by the coding sequence ATGACCGAGTACGAAGTCGTCATCATCGGTGCGGGACCGGACCCGTCGAACCCCTCTGTCGACGGGTTCGCGATGGGGTATCGACACGCCGAAGCGTTCGAGAACGACGGCCGGTGCGAGGTGGTCGGCGTCGCGGACATCGTTCCCGAGAACGGGGCCGCCTTCGCGGCGACGTTCGACCTGCCCGAGTCGGCCGTCTACGAGGAGTACGAGACGATGCTGGCCGAACTGGACCCCGACATCGCCACGGTCGCGGTGCCGCCAGCGGTCCACCACGACGTGGTCGTCGGCTGTGCCCGGAGCGATACCGTCGACGCAATCCACTGCGAGAAACCGATGGCGACCAGTTGGGGCGACGCCCAGACGATGGTCCAAGGGTGCTGGCGGCGCGACGTGCAACTCACCTTCAACCGCCAGCGCCGCTTCGGCAAGCCGTTCGTCGAGGCGAAGCGACTGCTCGACGACGGGGAAATCGGCGACTTGCGCCGGGTCGAGATTACGTGGGGCGACTTCTACGACACCGGCGCGCACACCGTCGACTTGGCGGGGATGTTCAACGACGAACGCCCCGCGGAGTGGGTGCTGGCCGCCCTCGATTACCGCGAGGAGGACGTACGCTTTGGCACCCATCAGGAGAACCAGATGTGGGCGCAGTGGCGCTACGACAACGGCGTCTACGGCACGCTCTCGGGCGGGACGGGGAGCGACTTCGCCGACGCCGCGTTCGTCCTCCGGGGCACGACCGGCGAGATACGCATCGACGTGGCCGACGGGCCGATGCTCGAAGTCGTCCACGGCGGGGACCGCGAGGCCATCGACGTGAACGGCGAGACGATGCACGCCACCGGGTCCGAAACCGACCGGTTCGGGTCGGCCTTTCAGGACCGGGCGGCGAGCGAAGTTGTCGATGCGCTCGACGAGGGCCGGGAACCGGTCCTCAGCGGACGGCGCGGCCTCAACACGGCCGAGATACTGTTCGCGGGCTACGAGTCTGCCCGACGAACCGGGCGGGTCGACCTCCCCGCAGAAATCGAGGGGCATCCGCTCGAAGAGATGGTCGCGTCGGGGCGGTTGACGCCGGAATCCGTCGAGGAGTAA
- a CDS encoding ABC transporter permease has translation MKHTETDSTGVDWRSESTSAPDMSTGERLREVYEEQIRTPLLVAWADWRTRIGFLIIGFYLLMALVAVLGLWREPSTSQAPRYLMLFENMKYPLGTTASGVDLAALIIHSTPAILLMITAGAVWATGIAVAIGTLAGYKGGRVDRTLMSFSDLVMAIPGLPLVIILAVTLNPENPILLGVIINISYWAGLGRSLRSQVLTIRENDYVEASRTMGVSTPRIIAKDIIPNLMPYVTVNFVFAARYVMFASVGLYFLGVLPYSTQNWGVTLNFAYSGGALFSWSAAHWLLAPMVAIMGLSLGLILLGQGMDRVFNPRVRTRMAGESKSTASDDEDATVTEVL, from the coding sequence ATGAAGCATACTGAGACGGACAGCACGGGCGTCGACTGGCGGAGCGAGAGCACGTCGGCACCCGACATGTCGACGGGCGAGCGACTCCGCGAGGTGTACGAAGAGCAGATTCGGACCCCGCTACTGGTCGCGTGGGCCGACTGGCGGACCCGCATCGGGTTCCTCATCATCGGGTTCTACCTGCTGATGGCGCTCGTCGCGGTGCTGGGCCTCTGGCGCGAACCGTCGACCAGCCAAGCGCCGCGCTATCTGATGCTGTTCGAGAATATGAAGTACCCCCTCGGCACCACCGCCTCGGGGGTCGACCTCGCCGCGCTCATCATCCACTCGACCCCGGCCATCCTGCTGATGATTACGGCCGGTGCGGTCTGGGCGACGGGTATCGCCGTCGCCATCGGGACGCTCGCGGGGTACAAGGGCGGCCGCGTCGACCGGACGCTGATGTCCTTCTCGGACCTCGTGATGGCGATTCCGGGCCTCCCGCTCGTCATCATCCTCGCGGTGACGCTGAACCCCGAGAACCCCATCCTGCTGGGCGTCATCATCAACATCAGCTACTGGGCCGGTCTCGGCCGGTCGCTCCGCTCGCAGGTTCTCACCATACGCGAGAACGACTACGTCGAGGCGTCCCGGACGATGGGCGTCAGCACGCCCCGCATCATCGCGAAGGACATCATCCCGAACCTCATGCCGTACGTGACGGTCAACTTCGTGTTCGCCGCGCGCTACGTCATGTTCGCCTCGGTCGGCCTGTACTTCCTCGGCGTCCTCCCCTACTCGACGCAGAACTGGGGCGTGACGCTGAACTTCGCGTACAGCGGCGGCGCGCTGTTCTCGTGGAGCGCGGCCCACTGGCTGTTGGCCCCGATGGTCGCCATCATGGGCCTCTCGCTCGGCCTCATCCTCCTCGGACAGGGGATGGACCGCGTGTTCAACCCCCGGGTCCGAACCCGGATGGCTGGCGAGTCCAAATCGACGGCCAGCGACGACGAGGACGCCACCGTGACGGAGGTGCTCTAG
- a CDS encoding CRTAC1 family protein, with amino-acid sequence MRRGTLAVAVAALLVLAGCSAGGAFGPNTSDRDAPRLQFENATAASGLQYEASGSGVGSGNSGVYAADVNNDSWTDVLAVGGAGPTLFENREGEFARSDALPPVEGKVKSAAFVDVERDGYPDLFLFTRDGAVHAFHNDDGTFERTDYGLGNLTYPLGATAADYDGDGDTDLFVYQSGPWRDRKPAGYFNLETTIDADNGNRNYLYENVGGEFRRVESDDIGGNHWSLAASFADLTGDGRPDIHVANDYNNDTLYVNRGDGTFEQRSLGGSTARNGMASEVADVTGDGRPDVFVSNIWFPDLQANMDQERYDRLKRLLEFVIHSSRTQGNTLLVNGGDGSFEDRADDLGVRHGGWGWAASATDFDNDGDRDLVHTTQHVVRVNRTDPVYTYPMVFQSNRASGEDGFVRVNKTRNGMEETDGRGLATLDYDHDGAQELVVAVYDAPFVVYDNAAADGNSLQFRAVDEHGATALGAVVTVTAGDTEQVVAQTANVDYLSQDSRVEHVGLGDHETATVHVRWPDGTERQFEDVSANQRLRLTKDGVVVTARTE; translated from the coding sequence ATGCGGAGAGGCACACTCGCGGTCGCAGTTGCGGCGCTCCTCGTCCTCGCTGGGTGCTCGGCGGGCGGCGCGTTCGGTCCCAACACGTCGGACCGGGACGCACCCCGTCTCCAGTTCGAGAACGCGACGGCCGCGTCGGGCCTCCAGTACGAGGCGAGCGGAAGCGGCGTGGGAAGCGGCAACTCCGGGGTGTACGCCGCCGACGTGAACAACGACTCGTGGACGGACGTGCTCGCCGTCGGCGGGGCGGGACCGACGCTGTTCGAGAATCGGGAGGGTGAGTTCGCCCGGAGCGACGCGCTCCCGCCGGTGGAGGGCAAGGTCAAGAGCGCGGCGTTCGTCGACGTGGAACGCGACGGCTACCCCGACCTGTTCCTGTTCACCCGGGACGGCGCGGTCCACGCGTTCCACAACGACGACGGGACCTTCGAACGGACCGACTACGGTCTCGGGAACCTCACCTACCCGCTGGGCGCGACGGCCGCCGACTACGACGGCGACGGGGACACCGACCTGTTCGTCTACCAGTCCGGGCCGTGGCGAGACCGCAAGCCAGCGGGCTACTTCAACCTCGAAACGACCATCGACGCGGACAACGGGAACCGGAACTACCTCTACGAGAACGTCGGCGGCGAGTTCCGCCGGGTCGAGAGCGACGACATCGGGGGCAACCACTGGAGCCTCGCGGCCAGTTTCGCCGACCTCACCGGCGACGGCCGCCCGGACATCCACGTCGCCAACGACTACAACAACGACACGCTGTACGTCAACCGCGGCGACGGCACTTTCGAACAGCGCTCGCTCGGCGGGTCGACGGCCCGCAACGGGATGGCCTCCGAAGTCGCGGACGTGACCGGCGACGGCCGTCCCGACGTGTTCGTCTCGAACATTTGGTTCCCCGACCTGCAAGCGAACATGGACCAGGAGCGCTACGACCGCCTGAAACGCTTACTGGAGTTCGTCATCCACTCCAGTCGGACGCAGGGCAACACGCTCCTCGTCAACGGCGGGGATGGAAGCTTCGAGGACCGCGCCGACGACCTCGGCGTTCGCCACGGCGGGTGGGGATGGGCCGCCAGCGCGACCGACTTCGACAACGACGGCGACCGCGACCTCGTCCACACGACCCAACACGTCGTCCGCGTCAACCGGACCGACCCCGTCTACACATACCCGATGGTGTTCCAGTCGAACCGCGCGTCGGGCGAGGACGGATTCGTCCGCGTGAACAAGACCCGTAACGGGATGGAAGAGACCGACGGGCGAGGGCTGGCGACGCTCGACTACGACCACGACGGCGCGCAGGAACTCGTCGTCGCCGTCTACGACGCCCCGTTCGTCGTCTACGACAACGCGGCCGCCGACGGCAACAGCCTCCAGTTCCGCGCCGTCGACGAGCACGGCGCGACGGCGCTCGGCGCCGTCGTTACCGTCACGGCCGGTGACACCGAACAGGTGGTCGCACAGACGGCCAACGTCGACTACCTCTCGCAGGACTCCCGCGTCGAACACGTCGGTCTCGGCGACCACGAGACTGCGACCGTCCACGTCCGGTGGCCCGACGGCACCGAACGGCAGTTCGAGGACGTGTCGGCGAACCAGCGGCTTCGTCTGACCAAGGACGGCGTCGTCGTCACGGCGCGGACCGAGTAG
- a CDS encoding ABC transporter substrate-binding protein has translation MKLTGVSGAAALAGCGGGDGGDGGATDGEGDGDASTDSGGESGSQVLNATLTGATNEGVPANMHLNPMATQNYDYIAGNHLFERFAAYNFSTQEFEMAGLESWNIEGQTVTLTLRDDLTWDTGDPVTAGDVITQFKLMKKTGATLWDFADSVEQGEDDKTVVINLKRPSNPEIIKHTLANGDLRIHGYQPVFNEFLDKDAAAIQQFQWEEDIHGNGPFSYEGKNDQAWTLSRNSEFYNADNINFSTLELLSRQDNTALQQGLMGGELDVVTTLFAPPKIVANFPDRVEEIPLPAKWGYGVLFNHGDKDFGKRKVRQAVAHVINRQQVADNAGPRTKDPAPKVTGIAPADQESWLGDAYSNFESYGMDATQSEKAASLLREAGYSKSGGKWQDSNGNTLGGSYITPAGWTDWTTATNTVVDQLNSFGFDFEINSLPGGDYFSAYIESNFKMGALYWLPGGARSSFPYFPLRWQMKIPDINGGHNFTEGQKTVPAMDGSGQMTLNPLEEIQSVATTQDQGQVAETVQRVAWHHNQNLPVLGLVGKLDQSWLTDAEWDVASEDDPARGVKWPSHWLPKQGKLSAKE, from the coding sequence GTGAAACTGACCGGTGTCTCCGGTGCCGCAGCCCTCGCCGGGTGTGGCGGCGGCGACGGCGGCGACGGCGGAGCCACCGACGGCGAGGGGGACGGCGACGCCTCGACCGACAGCGGCGGCGAGAGCGGGTCGCAGGTCCTCAACGCGACGCTGACCGGTGCCACGAACGAGGGCGTGCCGGCGAACATGCACCTCAATCCGATGGCGACGCAGAACTACGACTACATCGCCGGAAACCACCTCTTCGAGCGCTTCGCCGCCTACAACTTCTCGACGCAGGAGTTCGAGATGGCGGGCCTCGAGAGCTGGAACATCGAGGGACAGACAGTCACCCTGACCCTGCGCGACGACCTGACGTGGGACACCGGCGACCCCGTCACCGCGGGCGACGTCATCACGCAGTTCAAGCTGATGAAAAAGACCGGCGCGACTCTGTGGGACTTCGCCGACAGCGTCGAACAGGGCGAGGACGACAAGACGGTCGTCATCAACCTCAAGCGGCCGTCGAACCCGGAGATTATCAAGCACACACTCGCCAACGGCGACCTCCGGATTCACGGCTACCAGCCCGTCTTCAACGAGTTCCTCGATAAGGACGCGGCGGCCATCCAGCAGTTCCAGTGGGAAGAAGACATCCACGGAAACGGACCGTTCAGCTACGAGGGGAAAAACGACCAGGCGTGGACGCTCTCGCGCAACAGCGAGTTCTACAACGCGGACAACATCAACTTCAGCACGCTCGAACTGCTGAGCCGACAGGACAACACCGCGCTCCAGCAGGGCCTGATGGGCGGCGAACTCGACGTCGTTACGACGCTGTTCGCCCCGCCGAAAATCGTCGCGAACTTCCCCGACCGCGTCGAGGAGATACCGCTTCCGGCGAAGTGGGGCTACGGTGTCCTGTTCAACCACGGCGATAAGGACTTCGGGAAGCGGAAGGTCCGACAGGCCGTCGCCCACGTCATCAACCGCCAGCAGGTGGCCGACAACGCTGGCCCGCGCACGAAAGACCCCGCACCGAAGGTCACCGGTATCGCCCCGGCCGACCAGGAGTCGTGGCTCGGTGACGCCTACAGCAACTTCGAGAGCTACGGCATGGACGCCACCCAGTCCGAGAAGGCGGCGTCGCTGCTCCGCGAGGCGGGCTACTCGAAGTCCGGCGGCAAGTGGCAGGACAGCAACGGCAACACGCTTGGCGGCAGCTACATCACCCCGGCCGGATGGACCGACTGGACGACGGCGACCAACACCGTCGTCGACCAACTGAACTCCTTCGGCTTCGACTTCGAAATCAACTCCCTGCCGGGCGGCGACTACTTCAGCGCCTACATCGAGTCCAACTTCAAGATGGGCGCGCTGTACTGGCTGCCGGGCGGCGCTCGCTCGTCGTTCCCGTACTTCCCGCTGCGCTGGCAGATGAAGATTCCCGACATCAACGGTGGGCACAACTTCACCGAGGGCCAGAAGACCGTCCCCGCGATGGACGGCTCGGGCCAGATGACGCTGAACCCGCTCGAAGAGATTCAGAGCGTCGCGACGACCCAGGACCAGGGACAGGTCGCCGAGACGGTCCAGCGCGTCGCGTGGCACCACAACCAGAACCTCCCGGTGCTGGGCCTGGTCGGCAAACTCGACCAGTCGTGGCTCACCGACGCCGAGTGGGACGTTGCGTCCGAAGACGACCCGGCCCGCGGCGTCAAGTGGCCCTCCCACTGGCTCCCCAAGCAGGGCAAGCTCAGCGCCAAAGAATAA
- a CDS encoding ABC transporter permease: MVNYYVRRTARVFVTIFLVASLTFGLVRLLPGGPFTLLRAQLLRQGVPADEVDARIANLQNIQPDAPLWRQYIDYMLALFQGNLGESISLGEPVVSVLASAAPWTIFVVLVSTILVFAVGIFLGSLQAYWEGSRFDQVVSGVSISLMSLPFYVVAVIALYVFAYQFGWLPTAGTVANGVERELGIPFIVSALKHSVLPIFSYTIGAIGGQALAMRGNSIQVLGNDYVQVARLRGLADRRIATRYVARNAILPMYTGFLLLLGFRLGGTVILEQIFSYTGLGYYMISALNANDYPLMMGTFLVITVALVLGVYVADLTYSKIDPRISAGESDEAY; the protein is encoded by the coding sequence ATGGTCAACTACTACGTGCGCCGGACCGCCAGAGTGTTCGTCACGATATTCCTCGTGGCGTCGCTGACCTTCGGTCTGGTCCGGTTGCTCCCCGGCGGCCCGTTCACGCTGTTACGCGCCCAACTGCTCCGGCAGGGAGTGCCAGCCGACGAAGTCGACGCGAGAATCGCGAACCTGCAGAACATCCAGCCCGACGCGCCCCTGTGGCGGCAGTACATCGACTACATGCTCGCGCTCTTTCAGGGGAACCTCGGGGAGTCCATCTCGCTCGGTGAGCCTGTCGTGTCGGTGCTCGCCAGCGCGGCGCCGTGGACGATTTTCGTCGTGCTCGTCTCGACGATACTCGTCTTCGCGGTCGGCATCTTCCTCGGGTCGCTGCAGGCCTACTGGGAGGGGAGCCGGTTCGACCAGGTGGTCTCCGGCGTCTCGATTTCGCTGATGTCGCTCCCGTTCTACGTCGTCGCCGTCATCGCGCTGTACGTCTTCGCCTACCAGTTCGGGTGGCTCCCGACGGCGGGGACTGTCGCGAACGGCGTCGAGCGAGAACTCGGCATCCCGTTCATCGTCAGCGCGCTGAAACATAGCGTGCTTCCCATCTTCTCGTACACCATCGGTGCCATCGGTGGACAGGCGCTCGCGATGCGTGGCAACAGCATCCAGGTGCTCGGGAACGACTACGTGCAGGTGGCTCGGCTCCGCGGCCTCGCGGACCGCCGTATCGCGACCCGGTACGTCGCCCGGAACGCCATCCTGCCGATGTACACGGGGTTCCTGCTCCTGCTCGGCTTCCGCCTCGGCGGAACCGTCATCCTAGAGCAGATATTCTCCTACACCGGCCTCGGCTACTACATGATTTCGGCGCTGAACGCCAACGACTACCCACTGATGATGGGGACGTTCCTCGTCATCACCGTGGCGCTGGTGCTGGGCGTCTACGTCGCCGACCTGACCTACAGCAAAATCGATCCGCGAATCAGCGCAGGTGAATCAGATGAAGCATACTGA
- a CDS encoding DUF7405 family protein, giving the protein MRSDDSRGLSRRSFVRAAVAIGGTSALSACLESEQEKLDGEQRTETATDSGPQFPRGDVDAVPNGQHRWGEYLVRDAHGNTVPPQQLVVVGLSYEGSAPPTADEREQVENALRTLDRAFQWGTGGNAGAAFHRGLLYMLGYAPRYFEQVGDVPEGLATPESVLDAVGEDPAHADGYDAVLVLTSDIGSVVLSAEAALFGELDEVNGLPVEGTFEGVFSKAGRHTGYVGKGLPADKLDNDDIPEDAPLSMGFKSGFRDNLPSEDRVTIDDGPMAGGTTIASSTLRIDLDRWYDQSHEARTEEMFCPAHSSDDVGPVGEKLGSDSGITEEDAERVDADAEAHGRVGHTQKVARARDDDFETRILRRTEGVADTVHDGAGFQFNAIQETMQDFVETRKAMNVDEYDHDVPAEEHGIVDYLETLRRGAYLAPPREKWALPVV; this is encoded by the coding sequence ATGCGCTCTGACGATTCGAGGGGGCTCTCTCGCCGTAGCTTCGTCCGTGCGGCCGTGGCTATCGGCGGGACGAGCGCCCTCTCGGCGTGTCTCGAAAGTGAACAGGAGAAACTCGACGGCGAGCAACGAACGGAGACGGCGACCGATTCGGGGCCGCAGTTCCCGCGCGGGGACGTCGACGCCGTCCCGAACGGCCAGCACCGGTGGGGCGAATATCTCGTCCGCGACGCACACGGGAACACGGTCCCCCCGCAGCAACTCGTCGTGGTCGGCCTCTCCTACGAGGGGTCGGCCCCGCCGACGGCCGACGAACGCGAACAGGTGGAAAACGCGCTGCGAACGCTCGACCGCGCGTTCCAGTGGGGAACCGGCGGCAACGCCGGGGCGGCGTTCCACCGCGGCCTCCTCTACATGCTCGGCTACGCGCCGCGGTACTTCGAGCAGGTCGGGGACGTTCCCGAGGGACTGGCGACGCCGGAGTCCGTTCTCGACGCGGTCGGTGAAGACCCCGCACACGCCGACGGCTACGACGCGGTGCTGGTGCTGACCAGCGACATCGGGTCGGTCGTCCTCTCGGCGGAGGCGGCGCTGTTCGGCGAACTCGACGAGGTCAACGGCCTCCCGGTCGAGGGGACGTTCGAGGGCGTCTTCTCGAAGGCCGGTCGTCACACCGGCTACGTCGGGAAGGGTCTGCCCGCAGACAAACTCGACAACGACGACATCCCCGAGGACGCCCCGCTGTCGATGGGCTTCAAGTCGGGCTTTCGGGACAACCTCCCGAGCGAGGACCGCGTCACCATCGACGACGGTCCCATGGCGGGCGGGACGACCATCGCGTCCTCGACACTCCGTATCGACTTGGACCGGTGGTACGACCAGAGTCACGAGGCGCGAACCGAGGAGATGTTCTGCCCGGCCCACAGTTCCGACGACGTGGGTCCCGTCGGCGAGAAACTCGGCAGTGACAGCGGTATCACCGAGGAGGACGCCGAGCGCGTCGACGCCGACGCCGAGGCGCACGGCCGCGTGGGTCACACGCAGAAGGTGGCCCGCGCCCGCGACGACGACTTCGAGACGCGCATCCTCCGCCGCACCGAGGGCGTCGCCGACACCGTCCACGACGGCGCGGGGTTCCAGTTCAACGCGATTCAGGAGACGATGCAGGACTTCGTGGAGACGCGCAAGGCGATGAACGTCGACGAGTACGACCACGACGTGCCCGCCGAGGAACACGGCATCGTCGACTACTTGGAGACGCTCCGCCGCGGGGCCTATCTCGCACCGCCCCGCGAGAAATGGGCGCTCCCGGTGGTCTGA
- a CDS encoding ABC transporter ATP-binding protein, producing the protein MTPDATTTQRHGDPTEATDPIIEMRNAKVTYDGGETFVLDDVSMAVERGEVVGVVGESGSGKSMFASAMLDAIPDPGRLSGEILYHKDDGTTIDVLELSDEELRQFRWEEVAMVFQGAMSSFNPTMKIGGHFEETLKAHDANVTEGMEFARELLSDLYLDPDRVLDSYPHELSGGMQQRALIALSLILEPNVLVMDEPTAALDLLMQRSILMLLQELQEKYDLTMVFITHDLPLVAALADRMAVMYAFDLIEVAPRDQLIGNSGHPYTRALLNSTPNLDAPLEEMRAIEGQSPAPINVPSGCSYAPRCPLATDECREVDPEFYATGEGHSTACHHWEQARETIELNFEAIDADAVGVATEDEQ; encoded by the coding sequence ATGACTCCAGACGCGACGACGACACAGCGACACGGCGACCCGACGGAAGCGACCGACCCCATCATCGAGATGCGCAACGCCAAGGTCACGTACGACGGCGGCGAGACGTTCGTCTTAGACGACGTGAGCATGGCCGTCGAGCGCGGCGAAGTGGTCGGCGTCGTCGGCGAGAGCGGCAGCGGCAAGTCGATGTTCGCGTCGGCGATGCTCGACGCGATTCCCGACCCCGGCCGCCTCTCCGGCGAAATCCTCTACCACAAGGACGACGGGACGACCATCGACGTGCTGGAACTCAGCGACGAGGAACTCCGACAGTTCCGCTGGGAGGAGGTTGCGATGGTGTTCCAGGGGGCGATGAGTTCGTTCAACCCCACGATGAAAATCGGCGGGCACTTCGAGGAGACGCTGAAGGCCCACGACGCCAACGTGACCGAAGGGATGGAGTTCGCCCGCGAACTCCTCTCTGACCTGTATCTCGACCCCGACCGCGTGCTGGACTCGTACCCGCACGAACTCTCGGGTGGGATGCAACAGCGCGCGCTCATCGCGCTCTCGCTCATCCTCGAACCGAACGTCCTCGTGATGGACGAACCGACGGCGGCGCTGGACCTGCTGATGCAGCGGTCCATCCTGATGCTCCTCCAGGAGCTACAGGAGAAGTACGACCTGACGATGGTGTTCATCACGCACGACCTGCCGCTGGTGGCCGCGCTGGCCGACCGGATGGCCGTGATGTACGCCTTCGACCTCATCGAAGTCGCGCCGCGGGACCAACTCATCGGCAACTCCGGGCACCCGTACACGCGTGCCCTGCTCAACTCGACGCCGAACCTCGACGCGCCGCTCGAAGAGATGCGCGCCATCGAGGGACAGAGCCCCGCGCCGATCAACGTGCCGTCTGGCTGTTCGTACGCGCCGCGCTGTCCGCTGGCGACCGACGAGTGCCGCGAGGTCGACCCAGAGTTCTACGCGACGGGCGAGGGTCACAGCACGGCCTGCCACCACTGGGAGCAGGCGCGCGAGACCATCGAACTGAACTTCGAGGCAATCGACGCCGACGCGGTCGGCGTCGCGACGGAGGACGAACAATGA